The Candidatus Hydrogenedentota bacterium sequence TGATGGCGACGGAGCCGTCCACATTGTGCCAGATGGCGTACTGGGCGGCCTTCTCGCCGACCTCGCGGGCCTCGAACTGGTCCACTTCGGAGACGCAGCCGAGGAAGGAGCGCTGGAGGTAGCCGAACGTGTCGGCGCGGACGCGCTTGATGCCGACGCCCTTCACCTCGGTGGCCAGCAGGTCGCCGAGGGCGCCGGTGCCGGAGAGCTGCACGTTGCCGTGGGCGTCCTTCTCGCCGCCGGTGAAGGCCGCGATGATGGGCGTGCCGTTCTCGTCCACGATGCCCTCGGAGGCGGCGACGACGCAGCGGCCGTACTTCTCGTAGACGGCCTTCACATCCTTCAGGAAGTTTTCCTTCACGAATGCGCGCTCGGGCAGGTAGATGAGGTGCGGGCCGTCGTCGGGGTACTTCTTGGCGAGGGCGCTGGCGGCGGTGAGGAAGCCCGCGTGCCGGCCCATGACCACGGCGATGTACACGCCGGGGATGGCGCGGTTGTCAAGGTTCGCGCCCGCGAAGGCCTGGGCCACGAACTTGGCCGCGGAGCCGTAGCCCGGGCAGTGGTCCGTCACCTTCAGGTCGTTGTCAATGGTCTTGGGCACGTGGATGACGCGCAGCTCGTAACCCGCGGCGCGGGCCTGCTCGTTCACGATGCGGCAGGTGTCGGCGCTGTCGTTGCCGCCGCAGTAGAAGAAGTAGCGGATGTTGTGGGCACGGCAGACCTCGAAAATCTTCGTGCAATAGGCCGTGTCCGGTTTGTCCCGCGTGGAGAGCAGCCCGGCGGACGGTGTCGCCGCCACGGCCTCAAGGTTGTGCGTGGTCGCCTCGGTCAGGTCGAGGAAGTTCTCGTTGATGATGCCGTTCACGCCGTGCAGCGCGCCGTACACATGGGTGACCTGCGGGAATTTGCGCGATTCAAGCACCGCGCCCACCACGCTCTGGTTGATTACCGCGGTCGGGCCGCCGCCCTGGGCGACCAGCACTTTGCCTTCAAGTCGGGACATTGCAGTTCTCCTTGGTTCGTATCCCACGGGATGACAGGGGGTTGCCGCAGGGGCGGCGCAGGTTCTTGGGGTGCCAAATTATCGCACGCCCCCCCGGGGGGATTCAAACCGCAATTGGCAGATGGCGAATGCGGGCAGACAAAGCCTCTTATCGCCGGGAGGATTGGATGCAGGCGGCGAAATTCCCCCTTTCAAGGGGGTGGCGCTTCAGCGCCGGGGGATGTTCCTTTCTGAAGCCAGAACATAACATCCCCCAGTCGCTTCACGACCACCCCCTTGGGAAGGGGGAAATAAACTTTCCGCAACATGCGACTAACCGTCCATGCTTTCCGGATTGGTAACGGCGCATATTCAGAGCGCCATGACCTCGTAGCCGAGGTACTTCTCGAAGGCCTCGCGGACGGGTGCGGCGAAGTGGCCCATGGTGACGCCGGTGTGGTGGCGGTGGCCCGCCTGTCCCACGCGCAGGAGCACCTCCTGGAGGTCGCCGAACTCGGCCACGCCCGCGCAGCCGAAGAAGTCGGCGGGGACCGGGTCGGCGGTGAAGGCGCCCTGGCCCAGGTAGAACTTCATCTTTCCGTCCTCGGTGATGAGGTTGCCGTAGGTGAGCGGGCCGGGGGCGATGCGGCCCACGTTGCAGCCGTGCGAGCAGTTCTTCCCCACCGAATTGGCGAGGATGGCATGGTCCACTACGTCTCCCTTGCCGGTCATCATGGCCTGGGGCACGGGGCCGCAGTGGAAGAGGATGCACTTGTTGTCGTCGTCGCCGTAGTTGTTGTTCCAGTCCAGGCAGGTGGCCGGGGTGCCCGAGGCGGCGCGCAGGGCGCGCATGGTCACGGCGCTGCCGCAGTCCACCTCGCAGGCCACGGGAATGCCCCGGTTGTTCATCTCGCTGAGGAGCACGCAGCAGGAGATGTTCAACTGGCGCTGCATCTCGATCCAGCAGCGCACCGCCATGGCGTCCAGCTTCATCTCGTCCACCAGCCCGTCGAGGACCACGCCCAGCCGCGCGATGGTGTCGAAGGCGGCCTTTGGCGTCTTCCCCCAGTTGCTGTAGTTTTTCAGGACGGCGGCCTTTTCCTTGAGGGCCTTGTCCGAATCCTTCAGGGCTTTCATCCGCGAGAACACGTCCGACAGGTCCACGGTCTCCATGGTGATGCCGTGGCGCTGGAGGGTGAGCTCGTCAATGCGCACCGTCTTGAACGCCGTGGTGCGCGCGCCGATGGCGCCCAGGGTCATGCGGCGCATGGCCTTCACGGTGCGGCAGAGCCGGTCGAAGTGGTCCACGTTCGCGGCGAAGCGCGGGTCGCCGGGATGCACCGTGTGCGGCTTGAGGGAGGAGAACTTCACGCCGTACTGGCAGAACACGTCCATGATGGAGAACTTGCCGCAGAATGCGTCCCGCCGCACGGCGGGCGCCATCTTGTCCAGGTCGTCCGGATAGGCCTGCACGAAGATGGGCACGCCCGCGTCCTGCAGCGCGGCCACGGCGCCCGTCTCGTCGCCGAAATTGGGCAGGCAGAGGATGACCCCGTCGTACTTGCCCGCGTTCTTCCTGAGGAAGTTCGCGTACAGTTCGCCCTCGGCGGGCGTCTCCACCGCGCCGTGCCGCGTGGCCGACGCGTCCAGCGTCAGCGTCTTGTGGCCGAGCTTCCTCAGCGTCTCCGTCATTTCCGCGCGCGCCCCCGCCTGCAGCGACGCGGGGAAGAAGCCCCGGTTGCCGAAAAACACCGCGAATGTGCTCTTTTCCTGTTTCATGACCCGCTCCTTTTCCATTGGTTCAGGCGTTTCCGCCAGGGTTGATGATGTCCGCCGAATTCTCCAGTTCCAGGTCGTCCCGGATGACCGAAACGGTGGCCGCGTGGACCGCCTCCAGCGCCCCCTCCGGGTCCGTGTCCATCAGCGCCTCGTAGGGCTGCCGGATGGCCGTGGCCACGTTGATCTTCGCGATGCCGTGCCGCACCGACTCCAAAACACAGTCCTTGCGGATGCCCGTGCCGCCGTGCAGCACCAGGGGGATGTTCACGGCCTCCCGGATGGCGTCCAGCCGTTCGATGCTCAGGCGCGCCTCGATTTTCTTCTCGCGCCGCGCCGCGCCGATGGCGCCGTGGACGCTGCCCACGGCCACGGAGAGCCAGTCCACCCCCGTCTCCGCCACGAAACGCCGCGCCTCCTCCGGGTCGGTGAAGCCCCGGCCCGAGGCGAAGAGCTCCTCGTAGGGCGGCATCGGGCCGGATTCGTGGCCCATCACCGCGCCCAGCTCGGCCTCCACCGCCACGCCGCGCGCGTGGGCCAATTCCACAATGCGGCGTGTCGCCGCGATGTTCTCCTCCAGGTTCAGGCGCGAGCCGTCCACCATCACCGAGTCATAGCCCAGCGCGACGGCGCCGCCCAGCTCCGCCCCGTAGTCCACCAGCAGGCTGTCCTCGTCAATCACCGGGACATGGTCGAGGTGCAGGCGCGTGAACCGTTCGTCCTTCACTTTTTGGTATTCGTTGAAGACCGCCTCCGGGCTGCCCGCCGCGAACTTCACCCACTCCAGCCGGGCCGCCATGACCAGCCCGAAACAGCGCGTGTCGCGCAGGGCGCGCGCCACGGGCGCCATCATGGGGAGGTAAGGGATGTTGAATCCGGGTATTGCGGTCCGCGCCTTCCAGGCGCGCAGCATCAGTTCCCGCATCGGGGGCATGGACGGCATGGGCTGCTCCTCGGGTTGCGCGGACACGGGTCCGCGGGGACACCATGATGCCGTGCGTCCCCGGCGCAAAGCAAAACCCCGACGCACTGGGCGGCGGGGTGTCGAAATAGGGCGCCGGTGGTTGCACGGATCATTTCCGTGCGCGGGCTATCCCAGCAGTCCGCCGATGATTTCCGGGACCTTTGCGATGGCGCCCGGCAGCGCCGCGACATCCTTGCCGCCCGCCTGGGCCATGTCGGGCCGCCCGCCGCCGCTGCCGCCGACCAGCGGCGCGACCCGCGCCACCACATCGCCCGCCTTGACGCGGTCCGTCAGGTCTTTGGTCACGCCGACGCAGAGGGCGACCTTGTCCTCCAGCGCGCTGCCGAGGACGACCACGCCGGAGCCGATCTTGTCCTTCATCTGGTCCAGCACGGCGCGCAGGCCCTTGGCGTCCTGCCCGTCCAATTGGAGGGCCAGCACTTTCACGCCGCCCACCTCGGCCACTTTGCCCATGTGGTCCGCGCCGGAGCCCGTGGCCGCCGCCTGTTTCCACTTGTCCAGTTCGCGTCCCAGCCGGCGGATTTCGTCCTGCAGGGCGCGGATGCGCTCCCCGAGGGCGTCGGGCCGCGCGCTGAGCAGGTGCGCCGCCGCCATCAACTGGCGGTCGCGCTCCTGGATGGTCTCGATGGCCGGGCCGCCGCAGACCGCCTCGATGCGCCGCACACCCGCCGCCAGCGCCGTCTCGCTGAGTATTTTGAAGCAGCCGATGACGCCGGTCTGGGGCACATGGCAGCCGCCGCAGAGTTCCAGGCTCACCCCGCCGACGCGGACCGTGCGGACGATGTCGTCGTACTTCTCGCCGAAGAGCGCCATGGCGCCGTCGGCGCGGGCCTCCTCGATGGGCTTCTGCGCGATGTCCACCGGTTCGGCGCGGCGGATGTAGTCGTTCACCAGCGCCTCGATGTCCTGGAGCCGGTCCGCCGGGATGCCCTCGAAGTGGGTGAAGTCGAAGCGCAGCCGGTCCGGGCCGACATAGGAGCCCGCCTGGTGGACATGCTCGCCGAGCACCTGCCGGAGCGCGGCCTGGAGCAGGTGCGTGGCCGTGTGGTGGTTCTCCGTGCGGCGGCGGCGGGACTCGTCCACCCGCGCCTCGACGCGGGCGCCCTTCGCCAGCGCGCCGGAAAGCATTTTGACGGTGTGCAGGACCATTTTGCCCGTGAGGCATTTCACGCCCAGCACCTGGGCCGTGGCCTCGGCGCATTCCAGCGTGCCCGTGTCCGCCACTTGTCCGCCGGACTCGGCGTAGAAGGGGGTGCGGTCCAGCACCACGTCGCCGGTCTCGCCTTCGGCCAGGCTTTCCACCGCCGCGCCGTCGCGCACGATGGCCAGCACCGCCGCCGTCTCGTGGAGCGAGGTGTAGCCCGTGAACTCCGTGTTGCCCAGTTCCTCGTGCAGGGTGCGGTAAACCGGCGCCACGGCCTGCTGGCCGCTGCCCGCCCAGGCGCTGCGCGCCTTCTCCTTCTGCCGGGCCATGGCCGACGCGAAGGCGGCCTTGTCCACCGTGTAGCCCCGGTCCTCGGCCATGTCCGTGGCCAGGTCCAGGGGGAACCCGTAGGTGTCGTGCAGCTTGAACAGTTCCTCGCCGGAGGTGACGGTTTCGCTGTTTTGCTCCATCTTTTCAAACACGCCCTGGAGAATCTCCATGCCCCGCGCGAGGGTGCCCGCAAAACGCTCCTCCTCCAGGCGGATGATGCGCGCAATCTGCCCGCGCCCCTCGACCAGTTCGGGGTAATGGTGGCCCATGCGTTCCACCACCGTCGCGCTGACCTCGTGCAGGAAGGGGCGCTCGAGGCCCAGTTCCCGCCCGAAACGCGCGGCGCGGCGCAGCAGGCGGCGCAGCACGTAGCCCCGTCCCTCGTTTGAGGGCAGGATGCCGTCGGCGATCATGAAGCTCAGGGAGCGGATGTGGTCCGCGATGACCCGGTAGGGCACGGGGTTCTTCGCGTAGGGCACGCTCGCCAGGGCCTGGGCGGACTCGATGATCGGGAAAATGCCGTCCGTGTCGAAAACCGTCTCCTTGTTTTGCAACAGTGCGGCGAGGCGTTCCAGGCCCATGCCCGTGTCAATGCCCCGGTTCTTCAGGGGCGGGCGCGACCCGTCCAACTGCTGGTCGAACTGCGGGAAGACCAGGTTCCAGAATTCCAGGAAACGCTCCTTCGGATCGTTTTCCGGCGTGGCGTTCGGGTCAATGTGCGCGCCCCGGTCATAGAGCAGCTCCGAGCAGGGGCCGCAGGCGCCGGTGTCCCCGGCGGGCCCCCAGAAGTTGTCCTTGGCGCCGAGGCGTACCAGGCGCGACGGGGAAATGCCGATTTCCTTCAGCCAGATTTCCGCCGCCTCGTCGTCGTCCGTGTAGACGGAGACCCATACGGCCTCGGCGGGGAACTTGATGACCTGGGTGGTGAACTCCCACGCCCACTCGATGGCCTCGCGCTTGAAGTAGTCGCCGAAGGAGAAGTTGCCCAGCATCTCGAAAAAGGTGAGGTGCCGCGAGGTCTTTCCCACCTCGTCCAGGTCGTTCGCCTTGCCCCCGGCGCGCAGGCATTTCTGCGAAGTCGTGGCGCGGCGGTACGGCACGGGCACCTCGCCGGTGTAGTAGGGCTTGAACTGGACCATGCCCGCGCTGGTGAACAGCAGGGTCGGGTCGTTTCCAGGAATCAGCCGGTCGCTGCGCTCAACCACATGGCCGCGCTGGCGGAAAAACTCCAGATACGAGACGCGAATATCATCACTTTTCACGGTTCAAAACTCCGGGGTTGGGAGGAAAAGGGAGCCGTAGGATAGCAGAAACCGGGTCCATGGCGCATCCGGACCGGGCCATAAAGCAGGGCAGCGTGTCAATACTGTGGCATTCCATTTTTCTTGCTCTTGCTCTTTATCTTGCTCTTTCTCTAACCCTGACTAAGCGGAGGTCGCAACATGCCCTTTGACAATGGGAACTCACGGTGCATCAAAAGCGCATGGAATTTCCTGTAGTGAAAATGCCGATCAAGATGACCGGGCACACGCCGGCAGTCAGGGAAGTGTTTGGCAGGGGGTGGAAGACCAGAATCGTTTGGGGATTTGGAGCAAGATAAAGAGCAAGATAAAGAGCAAGAGCAAGAGCAAGAGCAAGAAAAGACGTCCGCGCCAGTCTGCCAGAGTGCCACATCACCGCAATTTTGATGCGCTTGCCCTGGGCCATAAAGCAGGCGGAACGGCATTTTCCAGATGCCTGCCAGGCGGCATGTTGAATTTCCGCCGTTCCATCTTCTACCGTGCGCGGGGGAGACCATTTGAAAGGAGCAAGTCATGCCTGCGCGGGTGCGCTATGCGATTGTCGGAACGGGCGGACGCCATGAAATGTACCGCGACGCCCTGCTGGGGGAGTACGCGGACGGCGGGGAACTGGCGGCCCTGTGCGACAGCAATTTGGGCCGGGCCCGGCTGGGCGCGGCGCGGGCGGCGGCCCTTTGCGGTGTGGCGCCTCCGGTTTTCCCTGCGGATGATTTCGACAGGATGATTGCCGTGACCCGTCCGGACACGGTGATTGTCACCTCGATGGATCGCACCCACGATCACTACACCTGCCGGGCCATGGAACTGGGCTGCGACGTGATCTCGGAAAAGCCCATGGCCACGGACGCGGAGAAGTGCCGCCGCATCCTCGACACACAGCGGCGCACGGGTCGCTCCCTCCGGGTGACGTTCAATTACCGGTATTCCCCGCCGCGCGCGCAGGTGAAGGACCTGCTGTTGTCCGGGGTGATTGGGGAGGTGCTGTCGGCGGACTTTCACTGGATGCTGGACATCCGCCACGGCGCGGACTATTTCCGCCGCTGGCACCGGCGAAAGGAGAACTCCGGCGGGCTGCTGGTGCACAAGGCCACGCACCATTTCGACCTGATGAACTGGTGGCTGGGCACGGTGCCGGAGCAGGTTTTCGCCGGCGGCGCGCGCCGCTTTTACCTGCCGGAGACGGCCCTGCAATACGGGCTGGACAACCGCGCGGAGCGCTGCCATGGCTGCCCCGAGGCCGGGCGCTGCCCCTTCCATCTGGACCTCGCGGCGAATGGCTCCCTCCGCGCCCTGTATCTGGACCAGGAGTCCCATGACGGTTACCACCGGGACCGGTGCGTGTTCAGTGCCGACATGGACATCGAGGACAGCATGGCGCTGGTGGTGGACTACCGAAACGGCGCGCGGATGAGCTACTCCCTGAACGCCTTCATGCCGTGGGAGGGCTACCATGTGGTTTTTAACGGGACCAAAGGCCGGCTGGAGCACAAATGCGAGGAGACGGTGTGCATCAATGCCGATGGGAGCGTGCCCGGTGCGTTAAAGGCCGAGGGCACCTGGCTCAGGGTATATCCGCATTTTGCCCCGGCCTATGAGGCGCCCGTGTGGGAGGCGGAGGGCGGCCATGGCGGGGGAGACGAACTGCTCCTGCGCGACCTGTTCAGGCCCGAAGCCGGGCCGGACCGTTACGGCCGCCGCGCCGACCATAGAGGCGGCGCCTGGTCCATCCTGACAGGCATTGCGGCCAATCTGTCCATCAGCCAGGGGCGGCGCGTGGGAGTGGGGGAGTTGGCGCCGGACTTGGAACCGCCGGATTACCCTGCATGCCCGGAATGATGACCGGCGAGGGCGCCGGTCCCACACTTGTTCCCTGTGGTGAAGATGTTGTCCAAGATAACCGGGCACACGCCGGTAGCCGGAGAAGGTGCTGCGGAGTACGGAAGAGCAGATTCGTTTACGGATTTTGAGCAAGAGCAGAGTCGCCGGGATAAACCGGCACGAGGTAGGGAATGAAAGAGTC is a genomic window containing:
- a CDS encoding 6-phosphofructokinase, which gives rise to MSRLEGKVLVAQGGGPTAVINQSVVGAVLESRKFPQVTHVYGALHGVNGIINENFLDLTEATTHNLEAVAATPSAGLLSTRDKPDTAYCTKIFEVCRAHNIRYFFYCGGNDSADTCRIVNEQARAAGYELRVIHVPKTIDNDLKVTDHCPGYGSAAKFVAQAFAGANLDNRAIPGVYIAVVMGRHAGFLTAASALAKKYPDDGPHLIYLPERAFVKENFLKDVKAVYEKYGRCVVAASEGIVDENGTPIIAAFTGGEKDAHGNVQLSGTGALGDLLATEVKGVGIKRVRADTFGYLQRSFLGCVSEVDQFEAREVGEKAAQYAIWHNVDGSVAIKREGDYAVSYFLTPLETVARHSTEMPANFINAEGNFVTEDFIKYARPLVGQMPMMERIQAPTVAKVMNK
- a CDS encoding class II fructose-bisphosphate aldolase codes for the protein MLRAWKARTAIPGFNIPYLPMMAPVARALRDTRCFGLVMAARLEWVKFAAGSPEAVFNEYQKVKDERFTRLHLDHVPVIDEDSLLVDYGAELGGAVALGYDSVMVDGSRLNLEENIAATRRIVELAHARGVAVEAELGAVMGHESGPMPPYEELFASGRGFTDPEEARRFVAETGVDWLSVAVGSVHGAIGAARREKKIEARLSIERLDAIREAVNIPLVLHGGTGIRKDCVLESVRHGIAKINVATAIRQPYEALMDTDPEGALEAVHAATVSVIRDDLELENSADIINPGGNA
- a CDS encoding Gfo/Idh/MocA family oxidoreductase, translating into MPARVRYAIVGTGGRHEMYRDALLGEYADGGELAALCDSNLGRARLGAARAAALCGVAPPVFPADDFDRMIAVTRPDTVIVTSMDRTHDHYTCRAMELGCDVISEKPMATDAEKCRRILDTQRRTGRSLRVTFNYRYSPPRAQVKDLLLSGVIGEVLSADFHWMLDIRHGADYFRRWHRRKENSGGLLVHKATHHFDLMNWWLGTVPEQVFAGGARRFYLPETALQYGLDNRAERCHGCPEAGRCPFHLDLAANGSLRALYLDQESHDGYHRDRCVFSADMDIEDSMALVVDYRNGARMSYSLNAFMPWEGYHVVFNGTKGRLEHKCEETVCINADGSVPGALKAEGTWLRVYPHFAPAYEAPVWEAEGGHGGGDELLLRDLFRPEAGPDRYGRRADHRGGAWSILTGIAANLSISQGRRVGVGELAPDLEPPDYPACPE
- the alaS gene encoding alanine--tRNA ligase produces the protein MKSDDIRVSYLEFFRQRGHVVERSDRLIPGNDPTLLFTSAGMVQFKPYYTGEVPVPYRRATTSQKCLRAGGKANDLDEVGKTSRHLTFFEMLGNFSFGDYFKREAIEWAWEFTTQVIKFPAEAVWVSVYTDDDEAAEIWLKEIGISPSRLVRLGAKDNFWGPAGDTGACGPCSELLYDRGAHIDPNATPENDPKERFLEFWNLVFPQFDQQLDGSRPPLKNRGIDTGMGLERLAALLQNKETVFDTDGIFPIIESAQALASVPYAKNPVPYRVIADHIRSLSFMIADGILPSNEGRGYVLRRLLRRAARFGRELGLERPFLHEVSATVVERMGHHYPELVEGRGQIARIIRLEEERFAGTLARGMEILQGVFEKMEQNSETVTSGEELFKLHDTYGFPLDLATDMAEDRGYTVDKAAFASAMARQKEKARSAWAGSGQQAVAPVYRTLHEELGNTEFTGYTSLHETAAVLAIVRDGAAVESLAEGETGDVVLDRTPFYAESGGQVADTGTLECAEATAQVLGVKCLTGKMVLHTVKMLSGALAKGARVEARVDESRRRRTENHHTATHLLQAALRQVLGEHVHQAGSYVGPDRLRFDFTHFEGIPADRLQDIEALVNDYIRRAEPVDIAQKPIEEARADGAMALFGEKYDDIVRTVRVGGVSLELCGGCHVPQTGVIGCFKILSETALAAGVRRIEAVCGGPAIETIQERDRQLMAAAHLLSARPDALGERIRALQDEIRRLGRELDKWKQAAATGSGADHMGKVAEVGGVKVLALQLDGQDAKGLRAVLDQMKDKIGSGVVVLGSALEDKVALCVGVTKDLTDRVKAGDVVARVAPLVGGSGGGRPDMAQAGGKDVAALPGAIAKVPEIIGGLLG